The DNA region CGGCAGGAACAGTTGGAGCCGCCCGTCGGTCGGGTTGGGCCACAGCAGCACCCTGTCAGAAAGGGGTTTCGGTGTTGCTTTTGCGGAACGCTCGTCAGCAATGGCGCACAAATCAAAGTCGTCGAAATGCTTTTGTTCCTTCATTTGATACAGCGCGCGGGCCATGCACACCGCGCTGCCGCCCGCCAGTGGGCATTGTTGCGCGATGGGCGAGACAACGTCAAACTGGGCTTCGGTCAGTTGCGCCGCGCCCGCCGCAGTCACTTCCAGATAGATTCGAAGCGCGTCCTTGCGATTGCTTTGCAGCACATTGTTGGCCGGGAGCGCCGTCACGGTCGGCAGGGCGTTCAAGGCCCTGACCCGGCGGAGCGAGTCCATCAGGTGCTGTTTTTCAACCGCCACGGCTGTGTGGGGCACGAGTCTTGCCCGTACCGACTGCGACTGCCAGTAAATATCGAGGCTGTCCGAGCGGGTGCTGCGTTCGTGCGCACGAGAAAAAAATGCGAGTTCATGACAAATGTCGGCAAGCCTACATAAAGAAGCAATAGGGCGCAGAAAACTTAACATGGGAAGCGAGCGTCGGCACGGCACGTCTGCTGCCGTTTACTTGCAGTGTCCGACCGCTACATCTTGAAAAGCCGCCGTTTTCTGCTTTTTGCCCAAAATGGCATGAGGGGGCATTTCGCGCACCCATGCCAAGCGCACGAACAAGAACGCTATTCCAGCATGAAGCGGAATAGCGCGTCTTGTGCGCGATAGCAGTGCATTGTGCACTCTGAACAGGTATGGAAGCACTTGTGTGTCTTCCGCAATAAAGCGTGCTCAGGCGAGCGTTCAGGAGAGTATATGCGGG from Saprospiraceae bacterium includes:
- a CDS encoding T9SS type A sorting domain-containing protein encodes the protein MLSFLRPIASLCRLADICHELAFFSRAHERSTRSDSLDIYWQSQSVRARLVPHTAVAVEKQHLMDSLRRVRALNALPTVTALPANNVLQSNRKDALRIYLEVTAAGAAQLTEAQFDVVSPIAQQCPLAGGSAVCMARALYQMKEQKHFDDFDLCAIADERSAKATPKPLSDRVLLWPNPTDGRLQLFLPGMEAGQEVRLRVADISGRTMLERSLATADGNLALDASRLAPGVYFCLVSTAGQTFQPVKFVISR